A genomic window from Gossypium hirsutum isolate 1008001.06 chromosome D12, Gossypium_hirsutum_v2.1, whole genome shotgun sequence includes:
- the LOC107955116 gene encoding leucine-rich repeat receptor-like protein kinase TDR, protein MSFTSLFHITMKKPPFLPSLLPLFLYLLTSSLLVFSASASPPPLPLVSLLSLKSSLKDPLSSFGDWDPTPTFSKPSFEDPVWCAWSGVKCNPKTAQVTSLDLSRRNLSGVIPPEIRYLTGLVNLNLSGNYFDGPLQPAIFKLSELRTLDISHNSFNSMFPPGVSKLRFLKVFNAYSNNFRGPLPQEFVRLRFLEQLNLGGSYFEGEIPAGYGSFTRLKLLDLAGNALQGTLPRQLGFLTQLERIEIGYNAFSGTIPVEFALLPNLKYLDISNCTLSGSLPKELGNLTKLEVLYFFKNSFTGEIPESYTKLKALKVLDLSDNQLSGTIPEGLSSLTELTWLSLINNNLSGTIPKGIGELPNLSTLLLWNNNLSGILPQKLGSNGKLLSLDVSSNSLAGPIPPNLCYGNRLFKLILFNNMFTHELPASLVNCTSLSRFRIQNNLLNGTIPYGFGLLTNLTFVDMSKNNFTGEIPHDLGYAPTLQFLNISENSFNVVLPSNIWGAPSLQIFSASSAKLTGKIPDFIGCKNVYKIELQGNSLNGSIPWDIDHCEKLLSLNLSRNLFTGIIPWEISTLPSITAVDLSRNMLTGTIPSNFENCSTLENFNVSYNLLTGPIPSSGPIFPNLHPSSFSGNDGLCGRILAKPCPAEALAAGDMEVRNKQQQPKKTAGAIVWIMAAAFGIGLFVLVAGTRCFHANYSRRFSDDREIGPWRLTAFQRLNFTADDVLECLSMTDKIIGMGSTGTVYKAEMPGGEIIAVKKLWGKHKDNIRRRKGVLAEVDVLGNVRHRNIVRLLGCCSNRECTMLLYEYMPNGNLDDLLHGKNKGENLVADWVTRYKIALGVAQGICYLHHDCDPVIVHRDLKPSNILLDGEMEARVADFGVAKLIQSDESMSVIAGSYGYIAPEYAYTLQVDEKSDIYSFGVVLMEILSGKKSVDSEFGDGNSIVDWVRSKIKNKNGVIDILDKNAGASCASVREEMMQMLRIALLCTSRNPADRPSMRDVVLMLQEAKPKRKMLESVVNGGNVVRVGADGTDDSLAQKATVEC, encoded by the exons ATGTCTTTCACTTCCCTATTTCACATAACCATGAAGAAACCTCCTTTTCTCCCATCTCTGCTCCCATTGTTCTTGTATTTACTGACATCATCTCTGCTTGTCTTCTCGGCTTCTGCATCACCACCTCCACTCCCTTTGGTTTCTCTTCTGTCGTTAAAATCATCCCTCAAAGACCCTCTTTCAAGTTTTGGAGATTGGGACCCTACTCCCACGTTTTCCAAGCCTAGTTTTGAAGACCCGGTTTGGTGTGCATGGTCAGGTGTCAAGTGCAATCCTAAAACAGCTCAAGTCACGTCTCTTGATCTCTCTCGTCGCAATCTCTCTGGTGTTATTCCCCCGGAAATAAGGTATTTGACTGGCTTGGTGAACTTGAATTTGAGTGGGAATTACTTTGATGGGCCTCTCCAACCAGCTATTTTTAAACTCAGTGAACTTAGAACTCTTGATATAAGCCACAACTCCTTCAACTCAATGTTCCCGCCCGGGGTTTCTAAGCTTAGGTTCTTGAAAGTCTTCAATGCATACAGCAACAATTTCAGGGGTCCATTACCGCAAGAGTTTGTACGGTTACGGTTCTTGGAACAGCTCAATCTTGGGGGCAGCTATTTTGAAGGTGAAATACCAGCTGGTTATGGAAGCTTTACCAGGTTAAAGCTGCTTGACTTGGCAGGGAATGCACTACAAGGCACTTTACCGCGTCAACTTGGGTTCTTGACTCAGCTTGAGCGCATAGAGATTGGCTACAATGCTTTTTCAGGCACCATACCAGTAGAATTTGCACTGTTACCCAACCTCAAGTACTTGGACATCTCGAATTGTACTCTTTCAGGTTCACTTCCGAAAGAACTCGGCAATTTAACTAAGTTAGAAGTTTTATACTTTTTCAAGAACAGCTTCACAGGTGAAATCCCGGAGAGCTACACCAAGTTGAAAGCTCTCAAGGTCCTTGATTTATCCGACAACCAACTCAGTGGAACAATTCCAGAAGGGTTATCTTCCTTAACGGAGCTAACATGGTTGAGCTTAATTAACAACAACCTTTCTGGTACAATCCCAAAAGGCATCGGTGAGTTACCAAATCTCAGCACTTTACTTCTCTGGAACAACAACCTGAGCGGCATTCTCCCACAGAAACTAGGTTCAAATGGGAAGTTGCTAAGTCTTGATGTCTCGTCGAACTCTCTCGCGGGTCCAATTCCTCCAAATCTTTGCTATGGAAACAGGCTTTTCAAGCTCATCCTTTTTAACAACATGTTCACGCATGAGCTCCCGGCAAGCCTTGTAAACTGCACGTCACTCTCAAGGTTCCGAATCCAAAACAACCTTCTCAACGGTACCATCCCATATGGCTTCGGACTCCTAACAAACCTTACGTTCGTGGACATGAGTAAGAACAACTTCACCGGTGAGATTCCTCATGATCTTGGCTATGCACCAACTTTACAGTTCCTCAACATCTCCGAGAACTCTTTCAACGTCGTATTGCCGAGCAACATTTGGGGTGCACCGAGCTTGCAGATTTTCTCGGCCAGTTCAGCCAAGCTAACAGGCAAAATCCCAGACTTCATCGGCTGTAAAAACGTGTACAAAATCGAGCTCCAAGGTAATTCTCTAAACGGAAGCATCCCCTGGGACATTGATCATTGTGAAAAGCTCTTGTCTTTGAATTTAAGCCGCAATTTGTTTACTGGAATAATTCCATGGGAAATATCGACGCTTCCTTCAATAACTGCAGTTGATCTTTCCCGTAATATGCTCACTGGAACTATCCCTTCGAACTTCGAAAACTGTAGCACTTTAGAAAATTTCAATGTCTCCTATAATTTGCTAACCGGCCCGATCCCATCGTCCGGTCCAATATTTCCCAACTTACACCCTTCCTCATTTTCCGGCAACGACGGACTTTGCGGCAGAATTTTAGCGAAACCGTGCCCGGCTGAGGCGTTGGCCGCAGGTGACATGGAAGTTCGTAACAAGCAGCAGCAGCCAAAGAAAACGGCTGGAGCTATCGTTTGGATTATGGCAGCCGCTTTCGGGATTGGTTTGTTTGTTCTCGTAGCTGGGACCCGTTGTTTCCACGCAAATTACAGCCGTAGGTTCAGCGACGATCGCGAAATCGGTCCGTGGAGATTGACCGCTTTCCAGCGGTTGAATTTCACGGCTGATGATGTGCTAGAGTGCCTGTCCATGACGGATAAGATCATAGGGATGGGTTCCACGGGAACAGTGTACAAAGCAGAGATGCCAGGTGGCGAGATCATAGCGGTGAAGAAGCTATGGGGTAAGCACAAAGACAACATCAGACGGAGGAAAGGGGTGTTGGCGGAGGTGGACGTGCTGGGGAACGTGAGGCACCGTAACATAGTGAGGTTGTTAGGGTGTTGCAGCAACAGGGAGTGCACGATGCTGCTCTACGAGTACATGCCAAACGGGAACTTGGACGACTTGTTGCATGGTAAGAATAAAGGGGAGAACTTGGTGGCGGATTGGGTGACAAGGTACAAAATCGCTCTTGGAGTGGCTCAAGGTATTTGTTATCTTCACCATGACTGTGATCCGGTGATCGTCCACCGTGATCTCAAGCCCAGTAATATTTTATTGGACGGTGAGATGGAGGCCAGAGTGGCAGATTTCGGGGTTGCCAAGTTGATCCAAAGTGACGAGTCCATGTCCGTCATTGCTGGGTCCTATGGCTACATTGCTCCAG aaTATGCTTATACTCTCCAAGTTGATGAAAAGAGTGATATCTACAGCTTTGGGGTGGTGTTGATGGAGATTTTAAGTGGAAAAAAATCGGTGGATTCAGAATTTGGAGATGGGAACAGCATTGTGGATTGGGTGAGGTCTAAAATCAAGAACAAAAACGGAGTTATTGACATTTTGGATAAAAATGCAGGGGCATCATGTGCATCGGTGAGGGAAGAAATGATGCAGATGCTTAGAATTGCATTGCTATGCACCAGCCGGAACCCGGCGGACCGGCCGTCGATGAGGGATGTGGTGCTGATGCTGCAAGAAGCCAAACCCAAGAGGAAAATGCTGGAGAGTGTAGTTAATGGAGGCAATGTGGTTCGTGTTGGTGCTGATGGGACTGACGATTCTTTAGCACAAAAGGCTACTGTCgaatgttaa